Genomic segment of Candidatus Tiamatella incendiivivens:
AACCATATTCTTTCTATATCAGCAACGGGAAGGTTCGCTGTTTTCTTTAACGTTTCCTCGTACTCGTTTTGCTCATTTGAATCCAGGGCTCTTCACCTTTAGTACTTCTTTGTTAACGAGTGTTGGTGGTACTTCTCCGTTGAGGAATGCAATTAGGTTTTCTGCGACTAGAGTTGCCATTCTGGTTCTGGTTTTATGGGTAGCACTACCTATATGGGGTGCAAGTACAACATTGCCTAGTTTCGTCAATGGGTGATCAGGCGGTAGGGGTTCTTCTTCATGGACGTCGAGCCCTGCTCCTGCTATCCATTTCTCCGATAATGCCTTCGCTAGCGCATAGGTGTCTATCACTTTGCCCCTGCTGGTATTAACAAGGATAGCTGTTGGCTTCATTTTCTTGAGTTTATTTTCGCCTATTAAGTGATAAGTCTCCTTAGTTAATGGTGTATGTATGGTGACTACATCACTTTCCCTGAGGAGAGTATCCAAGTCGACGTATGTTGTGCAGAGGCTTCTCTCGACTTCTCCTGGAAGCCTGTACTTATCATAATACAGCACCCTCATGTCGAATCCCCTAGCTCTCTTCGCAACCGCTCTGCCTATCCTTCCCATACCGATGACTCCTAGTGTGGCTCCATGTATCTCTAGTCCTAGCATCATCATAGGATGCCAGCCAGTCCTACTTTTATACCATTTTCCACCTCGTACAAATTTATCAGATTCAACTATCCTTCTCGCTGTAGCTAAGATTAATGCCCAAGTTAAATCGGCAGTAGCATCCGTTAATACGCCAGGAGTATTCGTCACATATACCCCGTTTTTTGTTGCACAACCAATATCAATGTTATCGAATCCCACAGCATACTGGCTAATGATTCTCAGCTTGTTTCTCACTCCAGTTTCAATTAAATTGCAGTCTATTTTGTCTGTGAGTAATGTTACTAAAGCATCTGCTTGTTTTGCTTTCTCCAAGACTACTTCATAAGGAGGAGCTGTGTACTCACCCCACACATCTATGTCGAAGTGTTGTTTTATCATCTCAAGGCCTTTGCTAGGTATTTCTCTTGATATGAAAACCCTCGGACGCATAGTTTGTTACCTCCCAATATCGAATAAATTCGAACCGTTTAGATAAGATTGTTTGTTGCCGGTTATTAATGTCACCAGACAACAAGGCAAAAGTTGGTGTTGATGCCTATGAATTGCATGGAAGCTATGGACAAGCTAGTTATGAGAGATAAGGAGGATTGCATTCTAAGGATTCAGGTATACCCGTCTTCAAAGAAAGAAGAGATACTGTTCGCTAGTGATTCTATAATAGTCCGAGTAACATCACCTCCTAGAGGCGGCCGAGCAAATGAGGATGTTGTCAAGCTATTTAAGAAGAAGATGAAAGTAAAAGCCAAAATAGAATCAGGGTTCAAGTCCAGGGATAAAATGTTGAGGGTATACAATGTCGATTGCAAAGACTTGGCTGGGAAAATCTGTGGGGTGTAAATAATGGATCCTTATTACAAGTTCATTGATATAATCACTAGCATATTATCTGAAGTCACGAATACTGGGAAGAATGAACTTGTCAAACTTTTGCGAACGAGTAGCGGGGGAAAATATGGGGATCTCAGTTTTCCCCTAATCCGGTACGCTAAGAAACTAGGTGTTAGTACAAATGAATTATTCTCAAAGGTAGAGTCTAGAGTTACAGGCAATGAGGAATTGTCTATTTACATGTTAAGTGTATCACTTGAGAATGGCTACCTGAATATAATTCTGGATGAAACCGGTTTATCCCAAGCATATTTCAGTAAGGTGAAAGAGAATGCAATAACTATACCACAAACACCCGATAGGAAAACTATTGTAATTGAGCACACAAGCGCCAATCCTGTTCACCCTCTCCACATGGGACATGCTAGAAATAGCAGTCTAGGAGATACGCTTGCAAGACTCTTGGAGGCTCGAGGACACCTTGTTAACACTAGATTCTATATTGATGATGTGGGGCGTCAATCTGCTGTTGCTGCATTAGGAGTCAAACTTGTAGGCTTAAGTGTAAGGGATCTAGCAAGGGAATATGGGCTTAAGCCAGACTGGGTTATTGGATACGTCTATAGCATAACTCACTTATTGTTAGATATCTATGATCTGACTAAAAAGATCAATGAAGCTGAAGGAGACGAGGCGGAAAAAGATCTTATTAGTAAACGTGACGACCTTTTGATAAATCTGTCTAAGGTACTTGATAACGCTCCCGAAGGTTTGGGAGATAAACTTCTAGAAGCATTCGAGGAGTTGAAAGAGAAAAAAGATCCCTTTGAAGAATTGAAAGACATTATGTATTCCTATGAGAACAAGGCAGATGAAAAAACTGTCCAGCTTGTAAGAGATAGTGTGGAAGCTAGTTTGGAAGGTTTCAAGGAAACGCTAGATTTAATGGATGTAGGCTTCGATAGTTGGGACTGGGAGAGCGATGTTGTTTGGAGTGGTTTAGTATGGAAAATCATCGAAGAAGCTAAGGGAAGCCCCTATGCAACCATCTATAAAGAAGCACTCGCACTGGATTTAAGGGAAGCGGCTTCATCCCAGGAAGTAATCCAACACATTGAGTTACCAAGAACTCTTGAAATACCCCCTCTTATACTAGCCAGAAGCGACGGAACCACATTGTATACAACCCGTGACATCGCATACACTATATATAAATACAGGGAAACAAGAGCAGACAACGTTATCAACGTCATAGGAGCCGACCAGAAACTGCCTCAAATCCAAATAAGACTAGCACTATATACCCTCGGATACGAGAAGGAAGCATTAAACACTACCCATTACTCATACGAAATAGTCAGGCTCCCAGGGGAAAGGATGTCCGGGAGAAAAGGAAGACTCCTAGGTCTAGACACGGTTCTACAGGAAACATATGGGAAAGCCTTAAGTGAAGTAGAAAAGAGGAATCCAGGACTAGATGAGAATGAGAAAGAGAATATTGCGTGGAAAATAGCTGTAGGAGCAGTAAGGTACTCTATGACATCTATAAACGCGATGAGGCCCATAATCTACTCCGTGGACAGGGCGACAAGCTTCGAGGGCAACAGTGGCCCATACATACAGTACACATATGCGAGAGCAAACGGTATACTTAGAAAACAAGGGGAAATAGATTGGAGCAACATTACCTACAATACGGCTAAGAACCCAGTAATAAGAAACCTCTTACTGGCAACTATACGCCTACCATATTTCGCCGCTAAAGCTGCAGACGACCTGAAACCAGAATTGCTGTCAAACTATTTGGTGGAACTGGCAGACGTATTCA
This window contains:
- a CDS encoding D-glycerate dehydrogenase, which encodes MRPRVFISREIPSKGLEMIKQHFDIDVWGEYTAPPYEVVLEKAKQADALVTLLTDKIDCNLIETGVRNKLRIISQYAVGFDNIDIGCATKNGVYVTNTPGVLTDATADLTWALILATARRIVESDKFVRGGKWYKSRTGWHPMMMLGLEIHGATLGVIGMGRIGRAVAKRARGFDMRVLYYDKYRLPGEVERSLCTTYVDLDTLLRESDVVTIHTPLTKETYHLIGENKLKKMKPTAILVNTSRGKVIDTYALAKALSEKWIAGAGLDVHEEEPLPPDHPLTKLGNVVLAPHIGSATHKTRTRMATLVAENLIAFLNGEVPPTLVNKEVLKVKSPGFK
- a CDS encoding DUF167 family protein, yielding MNCMEAMDKLVMRDKEDCILRIQVYPSSKKEEILFASDSIIVRVTSPPRGGRANEDVVKLFKKKMKVKAKIESGFKSRDKMLRVYNVDCKDLAGKICGV
- a CDS encoding arginine--tRNA ligase, which gives rise to MDPYYKFIDIITSILSEVTNTGKNELVKLLRTSSGGKYGDLSFPLIRYAKKLGVSTNELFSKVESRVTGNEELSIYMLSVSLENGYLNIILDETGLSQAYFSKVKENAITIPQTPDRKTIVIEHTSANPVHPLHMGHARNSSLGDTLARLLEARGHLVNTRFYIDDVGRQSAVAALGVKLVGLSVRDLAREYGLKPDWVIGYVYSITHLLLDIYDLTKKINEAEGDEAEKDLISKRDDLLINLSKVLDNAPEGLGDKLLEAFEELKEKKDPFEELKDIMYSYENKADEKTVQLVRDSVEASLEGFKETLDLMDVGFDSWDWESDVVWSGLVWKIIEEAKGSPYATIYKEALALDLREAASSQEVIQHIELPRTLEIPPLILARSDGTTLYTTRDIAYTIYKYRETRADNVINVIGADQKLPQIQIRLALYTLGYEKEALNTTHYSYEIVRLPGERMSGRKGRLLGLDTVLQETYGKALSEVEKRNPGLDENEKENIAWKIAVGAVRYSMTSINAMRPIIYSVDRATSFEGNSGPYIQYTYARANGILRKQGEIDWSNITYNTAKNPVIRNLLLATIRLPYFAAKAADDLKPELLSNYLVELADVFNSWYQRDSVLQEKDYGVKMYKAALTLLVKEMLGLGMKLIGIPLTPRM